From a region of the Rhipicephalus microplus isolate Deutch F79 chromosome X, USDA_Rmic, whole genome shotgun sequence genome:
- the LOC119161178 gene encoding uncharacterized protein LOC119161178, giving the protein MASKLFVIVALVAVVTLAYAEEEKKEEKKDDVEGRIGFGGGYGQQSGGNQYGFNRGSSGFNQGSGGFDSANRFSNVQGFRNRDGYRTNQGYDRNSFNRYGSGGGGFNTGFNRGAGGAFNQYGSEGGGYLG; this is encoded by the exons ATGGCAAGCAAGTTG TTCGTTATTGTCGCCCTTGTGGCCGTGGTTACACTGGCCTACGCTGAGGAAGAGAAGAAGGAAGAGAAGAAGGATGACGTCGAAGGCCGCATTGGCTTCGGCGGTGGCTATGGCCAGCAGTCAGGCGGCAACCAATACGGCTTCAACCGCGGAAGCTCAGGCTTCAACCAGGGCAGCGGAGGCTTTGACAGCGCCAACCGCTTCAGCAACGTGCAGGGCTTCAGAAATCGCGACGGCTACCGCACCAACCAGGGCTACGACCGAAACTCCTTCAACCGCTACGGATCTGGTGGTGGAGGCTTCAACACTGGCTTCAACCGTGGTGCTGGTGGTGCTTTCAACCAGTACGGGTCTGAGGGAGGAGGCTACCTCGGCTGA